The Amaranthus tricolor cultivar Red isolate AtriRed21 chromosome 14, ASM2621246v1, whole genome shotgun sequence DNA window TTAtccatttaataaaaatattttatttattttaattggtgCACCTTGTTGATTTTCACGCTTTTCCACTCTCAACTTTTATAGTAATATCTTCAACTATATTTAAGAGTAGAAATTATAATAACTAAGCTTTAGGTATTAACACAATTCtgataaaattttacttaattatatCGCATTGGTAATTAGTAAGAGAGTTTTTCTTTAGTGTGTTAGTTggagaataatattaaaaacaaatgaatgaatgaaatatGTGGATCAGGAGCTTTTTTTAAGTGGATTAATTGGAGaataaagatttaaaaaaataaaagaaatatgtgGATGAGATGAAAAGAAAACTTAAACTTGTATATGagattatgataaaaaattgtaggattatgttaaaaaaaatagcgAATTTATTAAGACAACCAAAATACACAATGAACATCATCCCAAAATAGATCTAAAATAAATAATGGacctttcaaaataaataaataaatagtgaaaGTATATTCTATATATCACATAATTAtagcaaattaattattagAACATACTATTAGTATTGTAATAGTAAGAATATGTTTACGTTAAAAGGTTAGAATTATGGCTTATCTTAACATTTAAAAGTTATTCTTATACccttataataaataataagaatGTAATTCTCACGAATTtcgtaaaaatcaaaattatccaTCAATTAGTGTAATAAAATgtaacaaaataaatgaaacattAATTAGAAGAAATTATATGATtgaattgatttaatttttccaTTAATTGAAGCCACAAATTTAGATGGAAAGAACAAAGAAATGACTATTTCCCTAGTCAATCCTTAGATGCCCTTAATTACTAAGGTTTTACTCTAGGCATTTGGGGGTGGGGGGTCAAAGAAGGTCCCATAATAAATATTTGACTGCCGTTTACGCCATCCTGCCCTCCAAAAGGGAAACTCCAATAAATATAAGGGGTGCACCTCCCATGTGGTCTTACATACCCCAAAGATCAATACTATTTGTCCCACTTTAGATCTTATATCATTTTATGTAATGGGAGCCAATATATAAGCTACAATGTGTTTTTTAgtaaaggaaaaataatatagaagtattatatggtcaattaacaaaattttgGAACCCACAATTAATAGTATGGAATGACTATTATCAAGTTTATTCCGAAGATATATAGGTAAATAacagttttttaaaaaagtacgAAATCATTCTTATGTGTTTTCATTTTATAGGAAagtttttgagattttattttatttttcttaatttatttactttaatACATTATGTATTTTGTCTTgtgtttattttgttgtttgttttaGTCAGTAGTAATTaagtaagacaaaaaaaataagtattatgtattttatcttgtgtttattttttgtttgttttagttAGTAGTaagtaaataagataaaaaaaaataagtatgtCAGAAAATTATTCCAGATATATGATTGTGAATGTTATTAAATATATCTGTTATACGACAATATTGGTCATATTTTGCACTATGTGTATACCACGATATCAGTcatattttgcactatgttgTAGAAGCAAACAGAAAATCAATTTTGTTAGTCATCCAGCCAAATCAATGATCAACCTATCAACTACTCTAGTATTGATGAATTAGTTGATAGCATATGAGACGGTTGTACTGAGAGATACGTTTTATATATGAGTTAAAATGCTAATacaatatacatattatataagAATATAAATTTCTTGTTTGAGATGACCTAATCTGATATATTACCTGAATCAGAAGGCATAATTAACAATGTATACGGCCAACAAAAgttctataaaaaaataaaagaaaaaacatcCAATTTATTTCTATTACGATGAAAccaaaatcatatatataaatgggtctTAATGCATAAGGATTTAAAATACCCTTAGTGCAAAATTGTAtcacaaatatttatattacccCCATATGAATTGTGCACCAATATGTAGTTGTTGGGTGTCATGGGAGCTGAGGTCAATCGGGGTGTTTGCCATGCCAGACTTGAGAGGTGGGATGTATCATAGTGACGAGTTGAGGTTGTTGCTCCGGGATACATTATTTGAATCGTTCAAGGTGGCATGGCCTATATACAAAACATTTTATTAcctcaatgtcattaagtggttCCCACCTAAGCATGATTTGGGGTCTAATATACGCAACCTTATTATTggtgataacaaagagattgtttctgATTGACCATTTTTAATAAGTATCAACTTCGCATAAATTAGAAGTGGACTTAAATGATATATTCAAGATTATATTCAACAATTATAGTATAAATGTATAATCTATTCATGAAAGAAACAATTTTAGAAATGTTCATGTTGCCATACCCCCCCTAACTAGTTCTATATCTAGCTCATCAAGAACGAACAATACAATGATCATAAGTTGTACGCAAATGCTTCACTCTTATGTCCCATTATACTCCTATATATTGAGATTGTTACATTTTGAGGAAAAAATGTAGCAATCTTCGAGAGGaaatatgaagtatatataCTTTGAGCTGTATAAGAACTGAAAGTTAGGTTTAATGATAAAAGAACTTACAACTTGTTTAGTAGTCAGTATTAAATGGTGAAAATAATAGTGAAAATTGGGTTTTAAAAATTTGGCATTAGGTTGCAATAGAGAAATATGAAAAGAAAAACATTTTTATGATGAAAGTTCCAATAGCAGGGGAATGACATAATACatatcaaaaaaatttacaccacaaatcattctcattatcaccGTTTAATATTAAGAACCAAACAGTCTTTACTTATTCTAGCTAGATAAAAATGCTTATATATCATTTTAGTCAAAGAATAATACCTCATAAATCCTTACACAAGCTCTATGAAATTGTCCGAGTAGGTGCTTGTCATTGTCGGTAACATATGAGAATTTATAAAGAAGTCCTGGACACAACAATGAAGTTCTctttgaaacaaaaaaaatggatgAACTTGTTAAGCCTGTGACAATTCATCACATGGTCGTTCTATAGGCTTAATGGACTcaggttcataaacccacggaTAATGAGCATTAACTTACATACAACACTTAATGAGTTCACTCTTTCCCGAAACTATATGGTTTTACGAGGATTAATCACCAAGCATATATATGCAACTCCACAACCCAATATTTTAACGATATGAAAACTTCCTTACATTTAAAGTATTTCAACAGAAATTATTAATTTGCTTGTAAAATATTGTGAAAAGATGGATGAACTTACTAGTTTCCTTGTCAAAAATTGTGAGAGGCTCATCCAATATTGGTGCTTTTATCCTATACCGTTTTAGAATCACAACTTTACGAGATACAACATCCTAAAAGAGGATGTTTAAAATTATAGACATACAAAACCACATACATTCTCAAGATAAATGACTAAAGTTGATTCAAGTGTTGATCACAATTATGAAAATGGACAATGTTTAGGGTGTTATAAGCTGTgataattcgtcacataattacTTGTGGGTCCATTCTTGTCGAGACACCTAAGGGTACTAGTGGTTTTGTGGGCGTTGACTTGCATACATACTTGATGAGGTTCACTATTTTCCAAAGCTATatggtattaaaaaaattaccatCAAACATTATATGCAAGttcacaacccactattttagtAACGTAGGATCCTCCTCACATGTAAATTATTTCCAACATAGGGGTGGGATGAACATAACTGATAGAGCATATTAGATACAATCGTAAAGGAAGTTTAGGGTGTTAGGTTGTGACAATTATGTTGAACATTTAAagtatatagacctagatttgtatatactacatacttagtatagtagtgggactaaaataaatatattataagttcaattaaatgcctcaaagaatttgatgaatcattactttatttcataagttttgtttgatgaatcattactttgattcataagctttgtttggtgaaacattactttgattcgtaagctttgcttgatgaaacattactttgattcataagctttgcttggtgaaacacttttgtttcaaaaagaggtattgtttgatgcataactctataaatagaggtttcatgccaaagaacaTTCCATCCCATCTCcatatcattttttatttctctCTAAATAATACtctcattcttgttcttcctttcatgagataatattgagagagtgaTTAACTCTCAATATCATCTAAGTTCTTAATTCAcgacaacacttgtatttactattgtaaTTTACTTGtactaggattttgttgtgtagatgtatctcattgtgaatttcattttatcatcccaagcacctttgtgggagaaatatcacaataggaaaaacgccttctactcatatcaagtttccgagcgacttctttgattgtcgcaaccaTATCTTCATTGTCTCCTTGGTAATTCAACAAGAGTTCAAAGCCATATACAAAGGATTACAAATAGTATAGATTTATCTTGTAACACATATTTGTAATACATCATAATTGTAATAAATTCATCACATAATCACTCGTGGGCCCACTCGTGTGTAGACACCCACAGGAGGATTATCCATTAAGCATTATATGCAAGTCCATAACCCACTAATTTAGTAATGTGGGATCTTCTTCACATGTGAAATATTTCCAACATAAAGTTCAAATGAGCGTAACTGATAGACTATGTATTGTATTAGATATCCGAAACCTCCACCATAAGTAGGATATGTTGTATATTTTATCGTAGACTTGCCCTTTTAATGACAAAATGGTTATTTTCAGTAGACACTTCATGATGATATGagattttacaagaaattgtGAGTTATATATATGCAATAAATTGAGTAAGAATAAACAAAAATGGAGCTCATAATCTCATTTTAAGTAAAAGAATCATACTTGGGTGTTTGAGTATATAGCAAGTTCTAATTCTGGTGGAGAATGAATATTAGGATCGCGCAACGGTACTACCACAACATAATTGCACAAGAGCAAGATAATAAAGTTTCAACAACAATACGACATATGGAGTCGGCTAGCtatatgaatcaaaacaaatcgatATAAGAGATTGTCGGTAATAAAGATTAGTTTCAAATCAACATAATGTAACtagttactaatagcgaacaaataTTTGAACCCGTTTGACCTGAATTCCTTTGTTAACTGttatgacttttttttatcaatattgTTTTGTTCGTTATTACTAATAGCAAATAGAACCAGACCTTAGGTTTGGACTGAAAAATGCTTATTTAGGGAAATAAAATTTCCCCAAGCTAGTCCGagttttcttttttcaaataaGCTTATTTTTTCGATTTCTCTTGAACTTTAGTCATCAAAGATTAGATTTTCACCAAGACTTTGAAGATATGGCATGCCATGTACATACTCATTTGGTTAATTACACAAaacttagaagaattatgttcataaaggaaatatttaaatataaccAACAAAATGAAACACTAAATACGGAATATGTAACCAATATTGTGAAATAAAGGGAGTAGTTTactctctattgtaattctttCAAGTTTGCGCGTTATTACTCTTATCCTTTAAACACATGATTAAACATTAGCCTCGGTGAGGATGCAACCGTCTTGGTGAACCTCGTAAATGTGTGtgttaatttgtttttgtttgtttcatTGCTTAGTTCATTTAATTTACTTGCAACTTCTTCTAGCTCATTACTTGCACTAAACACCCATATTCTCAACGGTTCCTGCACTTCCGGCATGGTTGCACACCGATCATTACAATACTAAAAAGAATGTaattttgttagagtatataaaatatcttGGGGTCTTAACTAACAGCTTAACCTTTTCGTTGAGTTGGTGTATGACATAGTATCATAGCTAGCGTGACAAGCGGTCAcgagttcaaatctcaaccatcctcaatttcaagtggaatatttcgcACCAGGTATGAAAAGGTTTGCGTTGCATTTACACTTTTAGCTCTAAAGtatctcgtgtgagggggcgtgttagaacatataacatatcttgaggtCTCAACCATTAgattaagcttttgattgaattggttcctttacatggtattagagcgtAACAAGATCAGGTGCAGAGGTTCAAATCTCAAGTGGAATATAATGTGTTCCACCAGTTACGAAGAAAGCCTATGAGGCATTTCACATTCTAGCCCAAAAGGCTAGCTCTTCTATAAGAGAGCGTGttatagtatataacatatatctTGGAGTTTCAACCATCAACGTAAGCTTTTAGTTGTTGAGTTGAAAACTCGACAAAATtcgttttttacaaaaataataaggcTTAACAAAAAGTGATACTACACTACTGCGGAGGACGAAGGTGGATTTGATACATCAGATAGTCCTGGACCATAAATTTCACTTACGTTACCAGCAAAAAAACAAATACAGCTCTGAAAAATGCAAAGAAATGATCAAATAAAGTAAGTAGAAGATCAAGTGTTAGTGTAACAAACACCAAAACAAGAAAATTGAACCTCAAGCTGTCGAACAACACGAATACGCCCATTCTTCCTTGCAACATCTAGTGGACTTTCTTTCTCACGATTCCTCACAAAAGGATTGGCTACAAATTTGTacaatagattattttttaaaaaaaataaattttttagaaaaattcaacattttattgattttcctacattaatctcaatttttgattaaacatgaatatCCTAACTATTAAGGGTGATTGTTCAGAATGCACCAAGGTAATCTCTTATTTATAaaacaagtcattttgcataaaaaacaaaataaaaactaaatacaaaattaaattaaaaaataaattagggaGTTTATAACACACATTCAAGAACAAAAGAGCCTCAAAGTACCGCTATGTtcaacaaatttttgtatgaaaccgtctcaccgtgaggtATGCCTcatatttgggttaaatagcttaataataaaaacttttagcttatgggtCTCTTATTTAAGGTCGtatgtgagacggtctcatataagacgaaTCATCTATATTTTTGTCTGATTGTAATCTTAtcataatatgttatttttatgtgAGAGTTTTtcggaaaaaaatatataagtgaaaaatacaaaaaagagAAGTATACATAAAGATTGAGTTGGACATACCTCCATTTGAAAGAAGTAATGCGATTGTATTCTAAAGTCCTTCCCTAACAGCATAATGTAAAGGTGTCCCTCCAAGACGACCTATAAGGCTATAACGAATATCATTccacatttaaaatattaattgatatTAGGTGAATTAGGttccttttaaaaaaaacaataataattaatacaattaatatgCATGAATTTGAAACAACTTTTCTAATTCATGATTGAGATCAGGCGGCACAAGCCTCTTTAAATCATAATTTAGGTGATTTGATTAAAATATCTTACTCTTTTCTATTTaacttattagttttatttatttttttacatttatcaaagcaattttaactcttaatatttttaactatgcttaattaaattatgaaaatttgatattaataatccttgcattgagacgaattaaataggatcccacttgactatgttttaacttatagattaagaataacatatatatttagaatgataagtgaatagtaacCCAAAATTAAATAGAACTAATCAGGAAAATATGAGGAAGTAATATTCATATGTGTAACATATAACACATAAGAATAGTAATTGCGTTGATTCATCACTTTTAATGGCTAAGTATTCGGCCTACCTTATAAAGTACAATTGTATTTGGTAGTGGAAATCCATAATAGTAAATCCCAATATTTAGATTTTCTTGGTGAAATAAAATGGCAAAATGTATgaagtttttaaagaaaaataagtgAAGTTTTACCTTTAGAGATAGCATTGACATTAGCACCCATCTGAATTAGAGTTTTTGCAACTTCATATAGAACAGGATCCTTGGATGCCATAATTAAGGGGGTTCTTCCTTTTTCATCTTTCcactaaaattaaaatcacaagaTTATAAACacaactcgtcttgtatgagattgtcGGCTCATATAATTAACCTATTAATCTAATTGATTACTTttgtaagtgatcaatttaacacattaaatataaatatgtcAGCCCAATAGAAATAGTCTTAccatgagactgtctcatttaaaaatttgagttatatatatttaaaaattatgataaaaatctaaaattgtTTGAGTTTTAAGCATAAATCAGGGTACAGATAGTAACTCCAACGATTCTAAAAACCAACTGCCTCTCTCTacttttctctcttctctctcaaaaaaaatcttaatttttataGTTGGTTTGGGGCTATTATCAACTTTTTGGTTGATAGTAAGCACCTAAATTTGtccgttttaagctttttgaatatgattagaataaatatttgtCCTTTCCTTACAGGAGAGTTGTTCTACCCATTCATTGGGTTGATTCTACCCATATATTGGGTTTTGATCTCTCACTTTGTGAGAGTTTTGAGTTATGAAGTTTGATTTGtaattgatttgtttgtaaaGATTAATGCGATAATGTAACAGACAccaaaattgcaattaccatcaattacatcaaattcaattctatctcaagaCTACAACAGGTTGAAAGACCACCTCGCAAAAGGTTGTGTCAAACAGCGATGTGAAGAAGATATTTAGAATTATCGGATCTCATACACGATGATtgtcgtcgtcatcatcatcctacccagtgtatcccgcttatAGAAAAACTATTAACTGaggtttggggagggaaggacgacagcaactcatacccataaagaagagcgcgaccaaaggagtTCCCCGGCtcaagaaagataaagagaagtAACTATatagaaaagataaattaaaagcctataaataaaataaataagtaaaatcaactacaaaataaaagaaaaaaaaatgtctaATATTATATAACTATTGTATAGTGTTGGTAAGTTGTTTGGAATTTGGATTTTGGGCTCTCttacttttattatataattaagagtgtatttgataaataaattttaaaacagACGAAAATACTAATCTTTAAGCTAAAAACAAAATTCTCTATGATAAATTCcaaaattttgcataaaatattatataacatACGACATTTTTTTACAGCGTGTAACTCTTAACCATTCTGAAATCAAACTATGCAAGACTCCCTTACGGTACGGCACGTTTGGTATCCGACACTAAAAATAgtattgataataaaatccaTTACAATTTTGCTAAGAAAATCACATGTAAAAATCCATGCTTGTTGATTCaaaatatctttttctttacaaattttGAGTATGATGGAGAAAATTTGTTTTGATGAGAATAACTTCACTTTTCATGGAATCCGACTCCCTAAATTTTTACCTATCACAAAACGAGCCACTGTGGTGCACCTTTTAAACTTCACGATTTAAAGGTTTCAGACAGCATAAATCCTGATAACCTGATCGATCTTAGCTCGGCAAACTGGGCAAACTCCTTTATTGGATTTGATATCTGATAAACAAGACATACAACCAGCCATATGACCACAAGGAACACAAGCCCCCTCAATCGGAGCTTCCCAGCATATCACGCAACACGATGCATCTGCATTGCCGTTTGCTTCAATATTGGTGCCGGGTAAGTCCACATGGCCGATGTCGATGGCTTGATAATTAATCAGCCCATCATCAACGACACCTTCCATAGGTAAAGGAGGAGCAGACGGGGTTAAATGGACAGGTACCGTGGGACTGACAATGGGCCTGGACGGACCTGGATTAGCCCCCCATCCATTACATTCTTCAGTTGTGGGATTATCGGCCCAGCCATTAAAGGTTGTCTTTGAAGGTGGCAGGGCATCAGATGGAGGACCCCATCCATTTTGATTCGATTTACTATCAGTGTCGCCCCAACCATTTGTAGAGGAACTCGACTGAGAATTCGAGCCAGATGAAGATTCAGGACGACTGATCGTGTTAGTTTCTGGTTGTGAAGATGAAACTCCGATGCTAGGCATGTACTCGGAGGAAGGCATCACCTGAATCACCAATTTAGATGTCGTCAAAGACCGAAGGATACAAGATTGGCATTGTCTAAAACTGCCATAGTGCACCCCATTGCAAGCTAATCCGCTTTTTAAATTCGCGATTCGCTTAAATTTGCCCAATAATAGCCCAAAACTGACCGTAATTCGTTTTTTTCGGTTCgcgattcgcaaggagattagcgaatcatgcaCTGGTGCACCCTGATAATTAATGCTCGCACTTCCTACAATGAGCGGTCTTCCCTAATCAGTCCCGACTATTTATCATCCAAATATGGGGTGTCTTTCCTAAACAATTTGTCTACACAAAGTCCATAAGTACTCATTTTAGGTCTGCTACATACCTTAGGTACCCCTTTGCAAGCATTGTATAGCTGAGCAAGTTGCCGTCTGTCGCCCTCAATGGCAGATAAAAATTTGAAGCGGGTTTCTGGAAAACGAAAAC harbors:
- the LOC130799833 gene encoding putative E3 ubiquitin-protein ligase XBAT34; this translates as MGQKQSKEELVYQHLIEGNINAIKALCNEGVRLEWMDKEGKTPLIVACMDPRLYIGAKTLIELGANLDAYRPGSHAGTPLHHAAKRGLDRTVKLLLAYGANPFIRNDDCQTPLDVARTKGYCNVVRVIEDHICYFSGDICEVLVVPGLFDSLVPHRIARKSSKKSWVAVVPCDPPNNRKPLKLELAVYPSSQDPQPHTVIPLWKSDILEPKFHESDPFLTIVYESKTRFKFLSAIEGDRRQLAQLYNACKGVPKVMPSSEYMPSIGVSSSQPETNTISRPESSSGSNSQSSSSTNGWGDTDSKSNQNGWGPPSDALPPSKTTFNGWADNPTTEECNGWGANPGPSRPIVSPTVPVHLTPSAPPLPMEGVVDDGLINYQAIDIGHVDLPGTNIEANGNADASCCVICWEAPIEGACVPCGHMAGCMSCLSDIKSNKGVCPVCRAKIDQVIRIYAV